In Streptomyces qaidamensis, one DNA window encodes the following:
- a CDS encoding peptidoglycan-binding domain-containing protein, whose product MSMRNRAVAMATAMMLGAGGMGIALAPAANAAPAYFGIDGKGAVTNDWEDEENLGVDAYSRGNAVALWETVLWADGAEWEDDEGEWQPFRKSRIDGSFGPETESATQWWQSRHNLPETDGTVDSESWDFAQTRLQSLPGNIVQYKGLVRNVNFKRVGGKYQVKLKNVGPWKYAHYRTVG is encoded by the coding sequence ATGAGCATGCGCAATCGGGCCGTGGCGATGGCGACGGCCATGATGCTGGGGGCCGGGGGGATGGGCATCGCCCTGGCTCCGGCGGCGAACGCCGCGCCCGCCTACTTCGGCATCGACGGCAAGGGTGCCGTGACCAACGACTGGGAGGACGAGGAGAACCTCGGCGTCGACGCCTACTCCCGGGGCAACGCCGTCGCCCTGTGGGAGACCGTGCTGTGGGCGGACGGCGCCGAGTGGGAGGACGACGAGGGCGAGTGGCAGCCCTTCAGGAAGAGCCGGATCGACGGCTCCTTCGGTCCGGAGACCGAGTCGGCCACCCAGTGGTGGCAGAGCCGGCACAACCTCCCCGAGACCGACGGCACCGTCGACAGCGAGAGCTGGGACTTCGCCCAGACCCGGCTCCAGAGCCTCCCGGGCAACATCGTCCAGTACAAGGGCCTCGTGCGGAACGTCAACTTCAAGCGCGTGGGCGGCAAGTACCAGGTGAAGCTGAAGAACGTCGGGCCGTGGAAGTACGCCCACTACCGCACGGTCGGCTGA
- a CDS encoding NmrA family NAD(P)-binding protein, producing the protein MTNTADNATRNTARNTQVRTVVVTGATGRTGSRVARAAKAAGLTVRAASRATGFDWWDASTWADTLRGADAAYLAHPSDVGAPGASEVVGALAQEAVGLGVRRLVLLSARGEDQALPTEEALRASGAAWTVVRAAWFAQNFSEGPLVAELRERGELVFPADEVREPFLDVRDIADVVVSVLTSGDRYAERVLTLSGARLLTFGEAVAEIAGVTGRPLTYRAVSTRDYGEALAGFGVPPEEVAGMTEIFGTLLDGRNAHLSDGVREVLGRAPRDFGDFVREEAAAGTWQA; encoded by the coding sequence ATGACGAACACGGCGGACAACGCGACACGGAACACTGCACGGAACACACAGGTCAGGACGGTGGTGGTGACGGGGGCCACGGGGCGTACCGGGAGCCGGGTGGCGCGGGCCGCGAAGGCGGCCGGGCTCACGGTCCGGGCGGCTTCACGGGCGACGGGCTTCGACTGGTGGGACGCCTCGACCTGGGCGGACACCCTGCGCGGCGCCGACGCGGCGTACCTCGCCCACCCCTCGGACGTCGGCGCCCCCGGTGCCTCGGAGGTGGTCGGCGCGCTCGCACAGGAGGCGGTCGGGCTCGGGGTGCGGCGGCTGGTGCTGCTGTCCGCGCGGGGCGAGGACCAGGCCCTGCCCACCGAGGAGGCACTGCGCGCCTCGGGGGCGGCCTGGACGGTGGTGCGGGCGGCCTGGTTCGCGCAGAACTTCAGTGAGGGGCCGCTGGTGGCGGAGCTGCGGGAGCGCGGCGAGCTGGTGTTCCCGGCCGACGAGGTGCGCGAGCCGTTCCTCGACGTGCGGGACATCGCGGACGTGGTGGTGAGCGTGCTGACCTCCGGCGACCGGTATGCGGAGCGGGTCCTCACCCTCTCCGGGGCCCGGCTGCTGACCTTCGGGGAGGCTGTCGCGGAGATCGCCGGGGTGACGGGGCGCCCGCTGACGTACCGGGCCGTCTCGACGCGGGACTACGGCGAGGCGCTGGCCGGGTTCGGGGTGCCGCCGGAGGAGGTGGCGGGGATGACGGAGATCTTCGGCACGCTCCTCGACGGCCGCAACGCGCATCTCTCGGACGGCGTGCGTGAGGTGCTGGGCCGGGCGCCCCGGGACTTCGGCGACTTCGTGCGCGAGGAGGCCGCGGCCGGGACCTGGCAGGCCTGA
- a CDS encoding YihY/virulence factor BrkB family protein gives MQPASETSDTPSGRLHRARALYRNVSKRRTAWLLLKDTVNSCVEYRILGLAAEAAFFTLLSVPPLLLSMIGLLGYVDAWTGADTIQSLQTNLLEASRTVLSDQGVREIAQPILHDVMKGGRPDVISIGFLFALWSGSRAVNVFIDTITVMYGLDGVRGIVKTRLMAFLLFIVALLIGSVALPLMVAGPDAVVRIVPWSTTVVQVLYWPTVILLSIAFLTTLYHVSVPVRSPWIEDVPGALVALGMWVLGSFLLRIYLTSTVEGPTIYGSLAAPVAVLLWIGVSAFAVLVGAAVNAAIDRVWPAAATAAAREANERLRQAQVAEYVARASAAGEADPDMPSEFPERWSRFLPPEDVSARLRTHVKSTHVKNSHLKSSQVNGEGPPPEDR, from the coding sequence GTGCAGCCAGCAAGTGAAACCTCCGACACACCCTCCGGGCGCCTCCACCGCGCGCGAGCCCTCTACCGGAACGTCTCCAAGCGCAGGACCGCCTGGCTGCTGCTCAAGGACACCGTCAACTCCTGCGTCGAGTACCGCATCCTGGGCCTCGCGGCCGAGGCCGCGTTCTTCACCCTGCTGTCGGTGCCGCCGCTGCTGCTCAGCATGATCGGACTGCTCGGCTACGTCGACGCCTGGACCGGTGCCGACACCATCCAGAGCCTCCAGACCAACCTCCTGGAGGCTTCCCGCACGGTCCTGTCCGACCAGGGCGTCCGCGAGATCGCCCAGCCGATCCTGCACGACGTGATGAAGGGCGGCCGGCCCGACGTCATCTCCATCGGCTTCCTGTTCGCCCTGTGGTCGGGCTCCCGCGCGGTGAACGTCTTCATCGACACCATCACCGTCATGTACGGCCTCGACGGTGTCCGGGGCATCGTCAAGACCCGTCTGATGGCCTTCCTGCTGTTCATCGTGGCCCTGCTGATCGGCTCGGTCGCGCTGCCGTTGATGGTGGCCGGGCCGGACGCGGTGGTGCGGATCGTGCCGTGGTCGACGACGGTCGTACAGGTCCTGTACTGGCCCACGGTGATCCTGCTGTCGATCGCCTTCCTGACGACGCTGTACCACGTGTCCGTCCCGGTCCGCTCCCCGTGGATCGAGGACGTGCCCGGCGCGCTGGTCGCCCTCGGCATGTGGGTGCTCGGCAGCTTCCTGCTGCGGATCTACCTGACCAGCACCGTCGAGGGCCCCACGATCTACGGCTCCCTCGCCGCGCCCGTCGCCGTGCTGCTGTGGATCGGTGTGTCCGCGTTCGCCGTCCTGGTCGGGGCCGCGGTCAACGCCGCCATCGACCGGGTCTGGCCGGCCGCCGCGACGGCCGCGGCCCGCGAGGCCAACGAGCGGCTGCGGCAGGCCCAGGTCGCCGAGTACGTCGCCCGCGCCAGTGCCGCGGGCGAGGCCGACCCGGACATGCCCTCCGAGTTCCCGGAGCGCTGGTCCCGCTTCCTGCCGCCGGAGGACGTGTCGGCCCGCCTGCGCACCCATGTGAAGAGCACCCACGTGAAGAACAGCCACTTGAAGAGCTCCCAGGTCAACGGGGAGGGGCCCCCGCCCGAGGACCGGTGA
- a CDS encoding LacI family DNA-binding transcriptional regulator translates to MVRTASASVAAGPTLAVVAREAGVSVPTASKVVNGREDVAPETRRRVTEALDRLGYVRRPRFDAAKAPRLVDLVVHSLESSWSGAVLHGVEDAAHDAGLEVVVSAALIRSRVGRPERGWLDKLVARGSSGVLFNLAELSDSQYAWLEQHRIPFVMIDPVQEPPEGVVSVGAATWQGGLTATEHLLSLGHERIAVIAGPRRTMCSSARVAGYRSALASAGVRHRAEYVRHAGFDESVAHRRMLELLDLPEPPTAVFVCSDRMALGVYEALAERGLGVPDDISVVGFDDLPEARWASPALTTVRQPLSEMAATALRSLLRMMDGHRPESTRTELSTRLVERASTAAPRA, encoded by the coding sequence ATGGTCCGTACGGCGAGTGCGAGCGTGGCTGCCGGTCCGACGCTGGCGGTCGTGGCGCGCGAGGCGGGGGTATCGGTGCCGACCGCGTCGAAGGTGGTCAACGGCCGCGAGGACGTGGCACCGGAGACCCGCCGCCGCGTCACCGAGGCACTCGACCGGCTCGGGTACGTGCGCAGACCCCGCTTCGACGCGGCGAAGGCACCCCGGCTGGTCGATCTGGTCGTGCACTCGCTGGAGAGTTCCTGGTCGGGCGCGGTGCTGCACGGGGTGGAGGACGCGGCGCACGACGCGGGCCTGGAGGTCGTGGTGTCGGCGGCCCTGATCCGCTCCCGGGTCGGCCGCCCGGAGCGCGGCTGGCTCGACAAGCTGGTCGCCCGCGGTTCCTCCGGGGTCCTGTTCAACCTGGCCGAGCTCAGCGACTCGCAGTACGCGTGGCTGGAGCAGCACCGCATACCGTTCGTGATGATCGACCCGGTGCAGGAACCGCCGGAGGGCGTGGTGTCGGTGGGCGCCGCGACCTGGCAGGGCGGTCTGACCGCCACGGAGCATCTGCTGTCCCTGGGCCACGAGAGGATCGCGGTCATCGCCGGTCCACGGCGCACGATGTGCAGCAGCGCGCGGGTCGCCGGATACCGTTCGGCGCTCGCCTCGGCGGGGGTCCGGCACCGCGCCGAGTACGTCCGGCACGCCGGTTTCGACGAGAGCGTGGCCCACCGCCGCATGCTGGAACTCCTCGACCTGCCCGAGCCGCCGACCGCCGTCTTCGTCTGCTCGGACCGGATGGCGCTGGGTGTCTACGAGGCTCTGGCCGAAAGGGGGTTGGGGGTGCCGGACGACATCAGTGTGGTCGGCTTCGACGACCTGCCCGAGGCCCGCTGGGCCTCCCCCGCCCTGACCACCGTCCGCCAGCCGCTGTCCGAGATGGCCGCGACGGCCCTGCGGTCGCTGCTGCGCATGATGGACGGGCACCGTCCCGAGAGCACGCGCACCGAGCTGTCGACGCGGCTGGTGGAACGGGCGAGTACGGCGGCGCCGCGCGCGTAG
- a CDS encoding ThuA domain-containing protein produces MAPRLLVHTRTTGYRHDSIPAGIAALRTLGDFEVHATEDPAALEQPLEAYAAVVFLSTSGEILTPAGRERLAAYVESGGGFVGVHAAACTEYDWPYYGGLLGARFARHPLHQPGKAVVEDHDHPATRHLPAVWDFTDEWYDFRTNPRGRVRVLATADESSYEGGGMGADHPLVWCRDHGQGRVFYTALGHAREAYEDPAFRAHLLGGITWAARLPPP; encoded by the coding sequence ATGGCGCCGCGACTGCTCGTCCACACCCGCACCACCGGCTACCGGCACGACTCCATCCCGGCCGGCATCGCCGCCCTGCGCACCCTCGGTGACTTCGAGGTCCACGCCACCGAGGACCCGGCCGCCCTCGAACAGCCCCTGGAGGCCTACGCGGCCGTGGTGTTCCTCTCCACCAGCGGCGAGATCCTCACCCCGGCCGGGCGGGAACGGCTCGCCGCGTACGTGGAGTCGGGCGGCGGCTTCGTGGGCGTGCACGCGGCCGCCTGCACGGAGTACGACTGGCCGTACTACGGCGGACTGCTGGGCGCGCGGTTCGCCCGGCACCCGCTCCACCAGCCGGGCAAGGCCGTCGTCGAGGACCACGACCATCCGGCGACCCGGCACCTGCCCGCCGTCTGGGACTTCACCGACGAGTGGTACGACTTCCGTACCAACCCGCGCGGCAGGGTCCGCGTCCTGGCCACCGCCGACGAGTCCTCCTACGAGGGCGGCGGCATGGGCGCCGACCATCCGCTGGTCTGGTGCCGCGACCACGGCCAGGGCCGGGTCTTCTACACGGCCCTCGGCCACGCCCGCGAGGCCTACGAGGACCCGGCCTTCCGCGCCCACCTCCTGGGCGGCATCACCTGGGCGGCCCGGCTCCCACCGCCCTGA
- a CDS encoding AraC family transcriptional regulator gives MDPIAGLLEGPRARGAFMIRACFDPPWAVRVEDRAPLTVMLVVRGEAWIVPDRGEQTCLKAGDLAIARGPDPYTCADAPGTAPQAVILPHQECRYPDGRPLNGSMDLGVRTWGERLDGDTVMLIGTYPMRGEAGGRLLDALPPLLSLTSEVWDCPLTPYLTEEIVRDEPGQEVVLDRLLDLLVIAALRAWFARPEAEAPAWYRALADPVVGGVLRLLQDDPAHPWTVASLAAKAGVSRAALARRFTALVGEPPMTHLTGWRLALAADRLRDSADTLDAVARRVGYGSAFALSTAFKRVYGVSPVEYRGRAA, from the coding sequence ATGGACCCCATTGCCGGTCTGCTGGAGGGGCCCCGCGCGCGGGGCGCGTTCATGATCAGGGCCTGCTTCGACCCGCCGTGGGCGGTACGCGTGGAGGACCGGGCCCCGCTCACCGTGATGCTCGTCGTCCGCGGCGAGGCCTGGATCGTCCCCGACCGGGGCGAGCAGACGTGCCTGAAGGCCGGGGACCTCGCCATCGCCCGCGGCCCGGACCCGTACACCTGCGCCGACGCCCCCGGCACGGCACCGCAGGCGGTGATCCTGCCGCACCAGGAGTGCCGCTACCCCGACGGACGGCCCCTCAACGGCTCCATGGACCTGGGCGTGCGTACCTGGGGCGAGCGGCTCGACGGGGACACCGTGATGCTGATCGGCACCTACCCGATGCGGGGCGAGGCCGGCGGACGGCTGCTGGACGCCCTGCCGCCGCTGCTCAGCCTCACGTCCGAGGTGTGGGACTGCCCGCTCACTCCGTACCTCACCGAGGAGATCGTCCGGGACGAGCCGGGGCAGGAGGTCGTCCTGGACCGGCTGCTGGACCTGCTGGTCATCGCCGCGCTGCGGGCCTGGTTCGCACGCCCCGAGGCGGAGGCACCGGCCTGGTACCGGGCCCTCGCCGACCCGGTCGTCGGCGGCGTGCTGCGCCTGCTCCAGGACGACCCGGCCCACCCCTGGACCGTCGCCTCGCTGGCCGCGAAGGCCGGGGTGTCCCGAGCGGCGCTGGCCCGCCGCTTCACCGCCCTGGTGGGCGAACCCCCGATGACCCACCTGACCGGCTGGCGCCTCGCCCTCGCCGCCGACCGCCTGCGCGACTCCGCCGACACCCTCGACGCGGTGGCCCGCAGGGTGGGCTACGGCAGCGCCTTCGCCCTGTCGACGGCGTTCAAGCGCGTGTACGGGGTGAGCCCGGTGGAGTACCGGGGGCGGGCGGCGTAG
- a CDS encoding VOC family protein: MTARFDAIGLVVSDMAASVAFYRRIGFAFPDGAENQPHAEAELPGGLRLLLDTEETVRSFLPGWQPPAGGGRASLALRCDGPEEVDALYDELVGSGCEGELKPWDAFWGQRYAVVHDPDGNGVDLFAPLAAAAE; this comes from the coding sequence ATGACTGCACGATTCGATGCCATCGGCCTGGTCGTCTCCGACATGGCCGCCTCCGTCGCGTTCTACCGCCGGATCGGGTTCGCCTTCCCGGACGGCGCCGAGAACCAGCCTCATGCCGAGGCGGAACTGCCCGGCGGGCTGCGGCTGTTGCTCGACACCGAGGAAACGGTCCGCTCCTTCCTGCCCGGTTGGCAGCCACCCGCCGGCGGTGGCCGGGCCTCGCTGGCCCTGCGCTGCGACGGACCGGAGGAGGTGGACGCGCTGTACGACGAGTTGGTCGGCTCGGGCTGTGAAGGCGAGCTCAAGCCGTGGGACGCCTTCTGGGGCCAGCGGTACGCCGTGGTGCACGACCCGGACGGCAACGGGGTGGACCTGTTCGCCCCGCTAGCCGCCGCGGCCGAGTAG
- a CDS encoding helix-turn-helix domain-containing protein: MYVERASRLPGAVVWTNTPSRTGVGRVLPDGCMDLLWHDGRLMVAGPDTRAYLPDGVTGPWAGVRFYPSTAPTLLGVPAHELRDRRVELADLWPAPQVRRMSDRVNAAPDPASGLEELALRLAAGAESPDPLLRQIVTALDAGRPVAATADELGVGARRLHRRSLSAFGYGPKTLARILRLRRALALARAGVPFAETAARAGYADQAHLARDVRELAGLPLGELLGRGG, encoded by the coding sequence GTGTACGTGGAGCGGGCGTCGCGGCTGCCCGGGGCGGTCGTGTGGACCAACACCCCGTCGCGGACCGGGGTGGGGCGGGTCCTGCCCGACGGGTGCATGGATCTGCTGTGGCACGACGGGCGGCTGATGGTCGCCGGGCCCGACACCCGCGCCTACCTCCCGGACGGTGTGACCGGCCCCTGGGCCGGTGTCCGCTTCTACCCGAGCACGGCCCCCACGCTCCTGGGCGTGCCGGCGCACGAACTGCGCGACCGGCGCGTCGAGCTCGCGGACCTGTGGCCGGCCCCGCAGGTGCGGCGCATGTCCGACCGGGTGAACGCGGCCCCCGACCCGGCGAGCGGCCTGGAGGAGCTGGCGCTGCGGCTGGCGGCCGGTGCGGAATCCCCCGACCCGCTGCTCCGGCAGATCGTCACCGCCCTCGACGCGGGCCGTCCGGTCGCCGCCACCGCTGACGAACTCGGCGTGGGAGCCCGCCGGTTGCACCGCCGTTCGCTGTCCGCCTTCGGCTACGGCCCCAAGACCCTGGCCCGCATCCTGCGGCTGCGCCGCGCCCTCGCACTGGCCCGGGCCGGTGTGCCCTTCGCGGAGACGGCCGCCCGGGCCGGTTACGCCGACCAGGCCCATCTGGCCCGCGACGTGAGGGAGTTGGCGGGTCTGCCGCTGGGTGAGCTACTCGGCCGCGGCGGCTAG
- a CDS encoding helix-turn-helix domain-containing protein has protein sequence MTRWRPLPDVLPREARHLVEQLRALKDRTGLSLAELARRTAYSKSSWQRYLSGAKQPPRGAVQALCRVAGADQARLLALWDLADTTWPHGVPVAAGPAGPMADAPPAGAEYRRWRAAALVSFGVIVVLLAGLLWMLPSGSG, from the coding sequence ATGACACGCTGGCGGCCGCTTCCGGACGTACTGCCGAGGGAGGCGCGGCACCTGGTCGAGCAGCTGCGGGCCCTGAAGGACCGCACCGGGCTGAGCCTCGCCGAGCTGGCCCGGCGGACCGCTTACAGCAAGTCGTCGTGGCAGCGGTATCTCAGCGGGGCCAAGCAGCCGCCGCGGGGAGCGGTGCAGGCGCTGTGCCGGGTGGCGGGGGCCGACCAGGCGCGGCTGCTGGCGCTGTGGGATCTGGCCGACACGACGTGGCCCCACGGGGTGCCGGTGGCGGCCGGGCCCGCGGGGCCGATGGCGGACGCGCCGCCGGCCGGTGCCGAGTACCGGCGCTGGCGGGCGGCGGCCCTGGTGTCGTTCGGGGTCATCGTCGTGCTGCTGGCCGGGCTGTTGTGGATGCTGCCCTCGGGGAGCGGGTGA